A window of Leclercia adecarboxylata contains these coding sequences:
- the speE gene encoding polyamine aminopropyltransferase yields the protein MAEKNMWHETLHDHFGQYFAIDNVLYHEKTDHQDLIIFENAAFGRVMALDGVVQTTERDEFIYHEMMTHVPLLAHGNAKHVLIIGGGDGAMLREVSRHKSIESITMVEIDAGVVSFCRQYLPNHNAGSYDDPRFTLVIDDGVNFVNQTARTFDVIISDCTDPIGPGESLFTSAFYEGCKRCLNPGGIFVAQNGVCFLQQDEAIDSHRKLSHYFSDVSFYQAAIPTYYGGVMTFAWATDNEALRHLSTGIIQARFQQANLTCRYYNPAVHTAAFALPQYLHDALRG from the coding sequence ATGGCCGAAAAAAATATGTGGCATGAAACGCTGCATGACCATTTTGGACAGTACTTTGCCATTGATAACGTGCTCTATCATGAGAAAACCGATCATCAGGATCTGATCATTTTCGAAAACGCGGCCTTTGGCCGGGTGATGGCGCTGGATGGCGTGGTGCAAACCACCGAACGTGATGAATTCATCTATCATGAAATGATGACTCACGTCCCGCTGCTGGCACACGGCAACGCGAAACATGTGCTGATCATTGGCGGCGGCGACGGCGCTATGCTGCGCGAAGTTTCCCGCCATAAATCCATTGAAAGCATCACCATGGTCGAGATCGACGCAGGCGTTGTCTCTTTCTGTCGCCAGTATCTGCCGAACCACAATGCCGGTAGCTACGACGATCCGCGCTTCACACTGGTGATTGACGACGGCGTCAATTTTGTTAACCAGACGGCGCGCACCTTCGATGTGATCATCTCCGACTGCACCGACCCGATTGGGCCAGGGGAGAGCCTGTTCACCTCGGCATTCTACGAAGGCTGCAAACGTTGCCTGAATCCCGGTGGGATTTTTGTGGCCCAGAACGGCGTCTGCTTCCTGCAGCAGGACGAAGCCATCGACAGCCACCGTAAGCTGAGCCACTATTTTTCTGACGTCAGCTTCTATCAGGCGGCGATCCCGACCTACTACGGCGGCGTGATGACCTTTGCCTGGGCGACGGACAATGAAGCCCTGCGCCATCTCTCTACCGGCATTATTCAGGCGCGCTTCCAGCAGGCGAATCTGACCTGCCGCTATTACAATCCGGCCGTACATACCGCAGCCTTTGCCTTACCGCAATATTTGCACGATGCTCTGAGGGGGTGA
- the acnB gene encoding bifunctional aconitate hydratase 2/2-methylisocitrate dehydratase yields the protein MLEEYRKHVAERAAEGIVPKPLDATQMAALVELLKNPPKGEEEFLLDLLINRVPPGVDEAAYVKAGFLAAIAKGEATSPLVTPEKAIELLGTMQGGYNIHPLIDALDSDTLAPIAAKALSHTLLMFDNFYDVEEKAKAGNSYAKQVMQSWADAEWFLSRPQLAEKMTVTVFKVTGETNTDDLSPAPDAWSRPDIPLHALAMLKNAREGIEPDQPGVVGPIKQIEALAQKGFPLAYVGDVVGTGSSRKSATNSVLWFMGDDIPHVPNKRGGGLCLGGKIAPIFFNTMEDAGALPIEVDVSNLNMGDVIDVYPFKGEVRNHETNELLASFALKTDVLVDEVRAGGRIPLIIGRGLTTKAREALGLPHSDVFRQAKDVAESNRGFSLAQKMVGRACGVAGIRPGAYCEPKMTSVGSQDTTGPMTRDELKDLACLGFSSDLVMQSFCHTAAYPKPVDVTTHHTLPDFIMNRGGVSLRPGDGVIHSWLNRMLLPDTVGTGGDSHTRFPIGISFPAGSGLVAFAAATGVMPLDMPESVLVRFKGKMQPGITLRDLVHAIPLYAIKQGLLTVEKKGKKNIFSGRILEIEGLPDLKVEQAFELTDASAERSAAGCTIKLNQAPIEEYLTSNIVLLKWMIAEGYGDRRTLERRIQGMEKWLADPQLLEADADAEYAAVIDIDLADIKEPILCAPNDPDDARLLSDVQGDKIDEVFIGSCMTNIGHFRAAGKLLDTHKGQLPTRLWVAPPTRMDAAQLTEEGYYSVFGKSGARIEIPGCSLCMGNQARVADGATVVSTSTRNFPNRLGTGANVYLASAELAAVAALIGKLPTPEEYQTFVAQVDKTAVDTYRYLNFDQLSQYTEKADGVIFQTAV from the coding sequence GTGCTAGAAGAATACCGTAAGCACGTAGCAGAACGTGCCGCCGAGGGGATTGTACCCAAACCTTTAGATGCAACCCAAATGGCCGCGCTCGTCGAGCTGCTGAAGAATCCGCCAAAAGGCGAAGAAGAATTCCTGTTAGATCTGTTGATCAACCGCGTACCGCCAGGCGTAGATGAAGCTGCCTACGTAAAAGCCGGTTTCCTTGCTGCGATTGCCAAAGGCGAAGCAACCTCCCCACTGGTTACCCCTGAAAAAGCGATTGAACTGCTCGGCACTATGCAGGGTGGTTATAACATTCATCCGCTGATCGATGCGCTGGATAGCGATACGCTGGCTCCGATTGCCGCCAAAGCCCTGTCCCACACGCTGCTGATGTTCGATAACTTCTACGACGTAGAAGAGAAAGCCAAAGCGGGCAACAGCTACGCGAAGCAGGTGATGCAGTCCTGGGCTGATGCCGAATGGTTCCTGAGCCGCCCACAGCTTGCAGAAAAAATGACCGTCACCGTGTTCAAAGTGACCGGCGAAACCAACACCGATGACCTGTCTCCGGCTCCGGATGCCTGGTCACGTCCGGATATCCCACTGCACGCCCTGGCGATGCTGAAAAACGCCCGTGAAGGCATTGAGCCGGATCAGCCGGGTGTAGTCGGCCCGATCAAACAGATCGAAGCGCTGGCACAAAAAGGTTTCCCGCTGGCATACGTCGGTGACGTGGTCGGTACTGGCTCTTCCCGTAAATCTGCCACCAACTCCGTGCTGTGGTTCATGGGGGATGATATTCCTCATGTGCCGAACAAGCGCGGCGGCGGCCTGTGCCTCGGCGGTAAAATCGCACCTATCTTCTTCAACACCATGGAAGATGCCGGCGCACTGCCAATCGAAGTGGATGTGTCAAACCTGAACATGGGCGACGTGATTGACGTGTACCCGTTCAAAGGTGAAGTACGCAACCATGAAACCAATGAGCTGCTGGCGAGCTTTGCACTGAAAACCGACGTGCTGGTCGACGAAGTGCGTGCCGGTGGCCGTATCCCACTGATCATCGGTCGTGGCCTGACCACCAAGGCGCGTGAAGCGCTGGGCCTGCCGCACTCAGACGTTTTCCGTCAGGCGAAAGACGTGGCGGAAAGCAACCGCGGCTTCTCGCTGGCACAGAAAATGGTGGGCCGCGCCTGCGGCGTAGCCGGTATCCGTCCGGGTGCCTACTGCGAGCCGAAGATGACCTCCGTGGGCTCTCAGGACACCACCGGTCCAATGACCCGTGACGAACTGAAAGATCTGGCCTGCCTGGGCTTCTCGTCTGACCTGGTGATGCAGTCCTTCTGCCACACTGCGGCCTATCCGAAGCCGGTTGACGTGACCACGCACCACACCCTGCCAGACTTCATCATGAACCGCGGCGGTGTTTCCCTGCGTCCGGGCGATGGCGTTATCCACTCCTGGCTGAACCGTATGCTGCTCCCAGATACCGTCGGTACCGGTGGTGACTCCCACACCCGTTTCCCGATCGGGATCTCTTTCCCTGCGGGCTCCGGCCTGGTGGCGTTTGCTGCCGCGACCGGCGTAATGCCGCTGGACATGCCGGAATCCGTTCTGGTGCGTTTCAAAGGTAAAATGCAGCCGGGCATCACCCTGCGCGACCTGGTGCACGCGATCCCGCTGTACGCCATCAAACAGGGCCTGCTGACCGTTGAGAAGAAAGGCAAGAAGAACATCTTCTCTGGCCGTATCCTCGAGATCGAAGGTCTGCCGGATCTGAAAGTGGAGCAGGCGTTTGAACTGACCGATGCTTCCGCTGAGCGTTCTGCTGCCGGCTGTACCATCAAGCTGAACCAGGCGCCAATCGAAGAGTACCTGACCTCCAACATCGTGCTGCTGAAGTGGATGATTGCAGAAGGCTACGGCGACCGCCGTACGCTGGAGCGTCGTATTCAGGGCATGGAGAAATGGCTGGCGGATCCACAGCTGCTGGAAGCCGACGCCGATGCAGAATATGCAGCGGTGATCGACATCGATCTGGCCGACATCAAAGAGCCAATCCTGTGTGCGCCGAACGATCCGGACGACGCGCGTCTGCTCTCTGACGTTCAGGGCGACAAGATCGACGAAGTGTTCATCGGTTCCTGCATGACCAACATCGGTCACTTCCGTGCGGCCGGTAAACTGCTGGATACCCATAAAGGCCAGCTGCCAACCCGTCTGTGGGTGGCTCCGCCAACCCGTATGGATGCGGCGCAGCTGACCGAAGAGGGTTACTACAGCGTGTTCGGCAAGAGCGGTGCGCGTATCGAAATCCCTGGCTGTTCCCTGTGTATGGGTAACCAGGCCCGCGTGGCGGACGGTGCGACGGTGGTTTCCACCTCTACCCGTAACTTCCCGAACCGTTTAGGTACCGGTGCAAACGTCTACCTGGCCTCTGCGGAGCTGGCGGCGGTTGCGGCCCTGATTGGCAAACTGCCAACGCCGGAAGAGTACCAGACCTTTGTGGCTCAGGTTGATAAGACGGCGGTGGATACCTATCGCTATCTGAACTTCGACCAGCTCTCTCAGTACACCGAGAAAGCGGACGGGGTGATCTTCCAGACGGCAGTATAA
- a CDS encoding YacC family pilotin-like protein — MKTFFRTILFTTLMMGCANSYALSENEAEDMADLTAVFVFLKNDCGYQNLPNGQIRRALVFFAQQNQWDLSNYDSFDMKTLGEDSYRDLSGIGIPTAKKCKALARDSLSLLAYVK, encoded by the coding sequence ATGAAGACGTTTTTCCGAACAATCCTGTTCACCACTTTAATGATGGGTTGCGCAAACAGCTATGCGCTGAGTGAAAATGAAGCTGAAGATATGGCGGATTTAACGGCGGTGTTTGTGTTTCTGAAAAACGACTGCGGCTACCAGAATTTACCTAACGGCCAGATTCGTCGCGCGCTGGTCTTTTTTGCTCAGCAGAACCAGTGGGATCTGAGCAACTACGACAGTTTCGATATGAAAACCCTCGGTGAAGACAGCTACCGCGATCTCAGCGGCATCGGCATCCCTACGGCAAAAAAATGTAAAGCCCTGGCTCGCGACTCACTGAGCCTCCTCGCCTACGTTAAGTAA
- the speD gene encoding adenosylmethionine decarboxylase → MKKLKLHGFNNLTKSLSFCIYDICYVKTAEERDGYIAYIDELYNANRLTEILSETCSIIGANILNIARQDYEPQGASVTILVSEEPVDPTLIDHTEHPGPLPEAVVAHLDKSHICVHTYPESHPEAGLCTFRADIEVSTCGVISPLNALNYLIHQLESDIVTIDYRVRGFTRDINGMKHFIDHEINSIQNFMSEDMKALYDMMDVNVYQENIFHTKMLLKEFDLKHYMFHTRPEDLSEDERKVITDLLWKEMREIYYGRNIATV, encoded by the coding sequence TTGAAAAAGCTGAAACTGCATGGCTTTAACAACCTGACCAAAAGCCTGAGTTTTTGTATTTACGATATCTGCTATGTAAAAACGGCGGAAGAGCGCGATGGTTATATCGCCTATATCGATGAACTCTATAACGCCAACCGACTGACCGAGATCCTGTCAGAAACCTGCTCTATTATCGGCGCCAATATCCTGAATATCGCCCGTCAGGATTATGAACCTCAGGGCGCCAGCGTCACCATTCTGGTCAGCGAAGAGCCCGTTGACCCTACGCTTATCGACCATACAGAGCACCCCGGTCCGCTGCCGGAGGCGGTCGTGGCCCATCTGGATAAAAGCCATATCTGCGTGCATACCTACCCCGAGAGCCATCCTGAAGCCGGGTTATGTACCTTCCGCGCCGATATTGAAGTGTCGACCTGCGGCGTGATCTCTCCTCTCAATGCCCTGAATTACTTAATTCATCAGCTTGAGTCCGACATCGTGACCATCGACTATCGCGTGCGCGGCTTCACCCGTGATATCAACGGCATGAAGCACTTTATCGATCATGAAATAAACTCGATTCAGAACTTCATGTCCGAGGATATGAAAGCGCTGTATGACATGATGGATGTGAACGTCTATCAGGAAAACATCTTCCATACCAAGATGCTGCTTAAGGAGTTCGATCTTAAGCACTACATGTTCCATACCCGGCCGGAAGATTTAAGCGAAGATGAGCGCAAGGTCATCACCGACCTGCTGTGGAAAGAGATGCGCGAAATTTATTACGGCCGCAATATCGCGACCGTATAA
- the yacL gene encoding protein YacL has protein sequence MDYEFLRDITGVVKVRMSMGHEVVGHWFNEEVKENLSLLDEVEQAARAVKGSERSWQRVGHEYTLWMDGEEVMVRANQLEFSGDEMEEGMSYYDEESLSLCGVEDFLQVVAAYREFVKQK, from the coding sequence ATGGATTACGAATTTCTGCGTGATATCACCGGCGTGGTGAAGGTGCGTATGTCGATGGGCCACGAGGTGGTCGGTCACTGGTTCAATGAGGAAGTGAAAGAGAACCTGAGCCTGCTCGATGAAGTGGAACAGGCTGCACGCGCGGTAAAAGGCAGTGAACGATCCTGGCAACGTGTCGGCCATGAATACACGCTATGGATGGACGGCGAAGAGGTCATGGTCCGCGCCAATCAGCTGGAGTTTTCCGGCGACGAGATGGAAGAGGGGATGAGCTACTACGATGAAGAGAGTCTGTCTCTGTGCGGCGTAGAGGATTTTCTGCAGGTGGTCGCGGCCTACCGCGAGTTTGTGAAACAGAAATAA